From the genome of Triticum aestivum cultivar Chinese Spring chromosome 3B, IWGSC CS RefSeq v2.1, whole genome shotgun sequence, one region includes:
- the LOC123070554 gene encoding glycosylphosphatidylinositol anchor attachment 1 protein: MEPSAKEDTQPKPRLIVRLGIFLASHHILFSALCCSAGIIALLFLPSLAKNTYLSENALIPGSANPLFSSEDVTEANKFIKGIEAAAGGSRGGMEMPKFIVQQMKDLGAEVCYHEFLPHSKHFHPLKFFTSMTNDLAVRPNGTYSNSGTNTIGIIRAPRGDGKEAIVLVTPYNPQRVQANEVLSLALGFSVFSLLSRAAWLSKDIVWLSADSQFGEYTSVSAWLNQYHNPMFVGGVKHEPDGIAEKAEFTDFKRAGTMAAALIFKVGETRNYGDRDSVTMYAEASNGQMPNLDLLNVVHYLAVHRQGFRVNIETISSLLSSAWLRAIAEVIHTLGSILRKINPDWKLDISAPDYVEGTANLASSIYNQALGVPTGSHGAFRDYQVDAVSLEFSPTFYIRNENAKSSFLVRGGRLLEGVVRSVNNLLEKFHQSFFLYFLTAPSKFISVGVYMIPFALLVVPLPIVAAALADGGRKMGKSIEASKSKGSADNLQTEGGSWKWLQAARVLLVIQLWAVIVSLLPYYISQIPDGTPIQSSVIWVVLAILTLIVLYAMFGSPYSAGVEWKLLKATMITSISIGLGLMSIINFATAQLGALIVIPMCLFSRPLKAQLDMSFLPRTVLCASNILLAVFGFPPAALLIMKGLSKGSWTVDLGDFWASMEFLWEWSSATYLYLFLVHLPCWLLCIHVLLHPCRQVGSKVKRE, translated from the exons ATGGAGCCGTCAGCTAAGGAAGATACGCAGCCGAAGCCGCGGCTCATCGTTCGGCTTGGCATATTCCTCGCTTCTCACCACATACTCTTCAG CGCCTTGTGCTGTTCCGCGGGCATTATCGCACTCCTCTTCCTCCCATCACTTGCAAAAAACACATACCTCTCGGAGAACGCTCTTATACCTG GCTCTGCAAATCCATTGTTCTCCAGCGAGGATGTCACGGAAGCTAACAAGTTTATCAAAGGAATTGAAGCTGCAGCTGGGGGATCAAGAGGAGGAAT GGAAATGCCAAAATTCATAGTGCAACAAATGAAAGATCTGGGTGCAGAAGTGTGTTACCATGAATTCCTCCCTCATAGCAAGCATTTTCATCCTCTGAAGTTCTTCACTTCCATGACAAACGATTTGGCGGTTCGACCCAATGGCACCTATTCCAACTCTGGAACTAATACAATTGGCATTATACGAGCTCCTAGGGGTGATGGAAAAGAAGCTATAGTATTGGTTACTCCTTACAATCCTCAGAGAGTTCAGGCAAATGAAGTATTATCTCTCGCACTTGGTTTCTCTGTCTTCTCCCTCTTAAGTCGAGCTGCATGGCTGTCAAAGGATATTGTGTGGTTATCTGCCGACTCGCAATTTGGGGAGTACACCTCAGTCTCTGCATGGTTAAATCAGTACCATAACCCTATGTTTGTGGGTGGTGTTAAACATGAACCTGATGGTATTGCAGAAAAGGCTGAATTTACGGATTTCAAACGTGCTGGAACGATGGCTGCTGCTCTCATATTTAAAGTTGGGGAAACTAGGAACTACGGTGATAGAGATAGTGTTACAATGTACGCGGAGGCATCTAATGGCCAAATGCCAAACTTGGACCTTCTGAATGTGGTGCACTATCTAGCTGTTCATAGACAAGGTTTTCGTGTGAACATTGAGACAATTAGTTCGTTGTTGAGTTCTGCATGGCTTAGGGCTATTGCTGAAGTGATTCATACTCTTGGGAGTATATTGAGAAAAATAAATCCTGACTGGAAGCTTGATATTTCAGCCCCTGATTATGTGGAGGGGACTGCCAACCTTGCTAGCTCTATTTATAATCAG GCTCTTGGAGTGCCCACCGGATCTCATGGCGCGTTCCGTGACTATCAAGTTGATGCCGTTTCTTTAGAATTTTCACCAACATTTTATATCAGAAATGAGAATGCCAAATCATCATTTCTTGTAAGGGGTGGAAG GTTACTTGAAGGGGTGGTACGTTCTGTGAATAACCTGCTCGAGAAGTTCCATCaatcatttttcctatatttcctCACAGCTCCGAGCAAGTTTATTTCAGTTGGTGTCTatatgattccttttgcactgcttGTGGTTCCCCTCCCAATAGTTGCTGCTGCTCTTGCCGATGGCGGTAGAAAAATGGGAAAATCAATCGAGGCCAGTAAATCAAAGGGCAGTGCTGATAATCTGCAAACCGAGGGTGGATCATGGAAATGGCTTCAAGCTGCAAGAGTTCTGCTTGTTATCCAACTTTGGGCAGTGATTGTTTCATTACTACCGTACTACATCAGTCAAATTCCCGATGGTACACCAATACAAAGTTCAGTGATCTGGGTGGTGCTTGCCATTTTGACGTTGATCGTCCTATATGCCATGTTTGGTTCACCATACTCTGCTGGTGTTGAATGGAAACTTCTGAAGGCCACGATGATCACTTCAATCTCAATAGGGCTGGGGCTTATGTCGATAATAAATTTCGCTACTGCTCAGCTTGGGGCGTTGATTGTGATCCCAATGTGCCTGTTTTCTCGGCCGCTGAAAGCACAGCTTGATATGAGCTTCCTTCCACGGACAGTATTGTGTGCTTCAAATATACTTCTTGCCGTCTTTGGTTTCCCTCCAGCTGCATTGTTGATTATGAAAGGGCTGTCCAAGGGGTCCTGGACGGTAGACCTTGGAGATTTCTGGGCGTCAATGGAGTTCTTGTGGGAATGGAGTAGCGCCACGTATCTGTATCTGTTTCTTGTCCATCTTCCCTGCTGGCTTCTATGCATCCATGTCTTGCTACATCCATGTCGCCAAGTGGGATCAAAGGTTAAGCGGGAGTAG